Proteins encoded within one genomic window of Bacteroides sedimenti:
- the folE gene encoding GTP cyclohydrolase I FolE, with translation MINKEEALNLQIEELKKNYQNIIKLLGEDVNREGLQKTPERVAKAMLTLTRGYEEDPNEVLLSAKFKEDYHQMVIVKDIDFFSLCEHHMLPFYGKVHVAYIPNGYITGLSKIARVVDIFSHRLQVQERMTLQIKECIQQALNPLGVMVVVEAKHMCMQMRGVEKQNAITTTSDFSGGFKQASTREEFMNLITHK, from the coding sequence TTAAATCTTCAGATTGAAGAATTAAAGAAAAACTATCAGAATATTATCAAATTATTAGGAGAGGATGTAAACCGTGAAGGATTGCAGAAAACTCCGGAACGTGTGGCAAAGGCAATGCTTACATTAACAAGAGGATATGAAGAAGATCCAAATGAAGTATTACTTTCGGCTAAATTTAAGGAAGATTATCATCAGATGGTAATTGTGAAGGATATTGATTTCTTTTCCCTTTGCGAACACCACATGCTCCCTTTTTATGGAAAAGTTCATGTTGCCTATATTCCCAATGGTTATATCACCGGATTGAGCAAAATTGCCCGTGTAGTAGATATCTTTTCTCACCGTTTACAGGTACAGGAGCGAATGACACTTCAAATTAAAGAATGTATTCAACAGGCATTGAATCCATTAGGTGTAATGGTTGTTGTTGAAGCAAAGCATATGTGTATGCAGATGCGTGGAGTTGAAAAACAAAATGCAATTACTACAACTTCCGACTTTTCAGGAGGATTTAAGCAGGCTTCTACAAGAGAGGAGTTTATGAATCTTATAACTCATAAATAA
- the dnaG gene encoding DNA primase — translation MIDQATIDRILDAAQIVDVVSEFVTLRKRGVNYVGLCPFHNEKTPSFSVSPSKGLCKCFSCGKGGNAVHFIMEHEQLSYYEALKFLAKKYNIEIKERELSQEEKMAQNNRESMFIVNNFARDYFQDILFNHIDGKSIGMAYFRQRGFRDDIIKRFQLGFSTDARDALAQEATKKGYKKDFLLKTGLCYERDDKSLSDRFRGRVIFPVHTLSGKVVAFGGRILNADKKIAKYVNSPESEIYHKSSELYGIYFAKQAIVKQDRCFLVEGYTDVISMHQSGVENVVSSSGTSLTSGQIRLIHRFTNNITVIYDGDMAGIKASIRGIDMLLEEGMNIKVVLLPDGDDPDSFARKHNATDFQAYISANEVDFIRFKTNILIDEAGKDPIKRAELITDIVKSISVIPEAIVRSVYIRECSQLLRVEEKLLQMEMGKLIEKQKEKANKPAGNDVATPNIPEELIPDEAYHSFIPDEGKENSEFYKNERLIMQILIRYGERIMCNITNEEGEEVPITVIEYIINDLKQDELNLHNPIHRRILSEAGNHFKDESFCCERYFIAHSDSAISQLAAELSSDRYQLSKYHTKGQHIVTDEERLHELVPTLMTNFKNAIVEEEFKHIMRALQDPENAKSEENYTEIMKRCIQVQRIRDIMAKRLGDRVVLPK, via the coding sequence ATGATTGATCAAGCTACCATAGACAGAATATTAGATGCCGCTCAAATTGTCGACGTCGTTTCAGAGTTCGTCACTTTACGAAAGCGAGGGGTGAACTATGTAGGTCTTTGTCCGTTTCATAACGAGAAAACACCTTCATTCAGCGTTTCCCCATCAAAAGGTCTATGTAAATGTTTCAGCTGTGGAAAAGGCGGGAATGCTGTGCATTTCATTATGGAACATGAGCAACTTTCCTACTATGAAGCATTAAAGTTTCTCGCAAAGAAGTACAACATTGAAATAAAGGAAAGGGAACTGAGTCAGGAAGAAAAAATGGCCCAGAATAACAGGGAAAGCATGTTTATTGTCAACAACTTTGCCCGCGATTATTTTCAAGACATCTTGTTCAACCATATTGATGGAAAATCAATAGGGATGGCCTATTTCCGACAAAGAGGATTCCGCGACGATATTATAAAGAGATTTCAACTTGGTTTCAGCACAGATGCGCGTGACGCTTTGGCACAAGAAGCAACTAAAAAAGGATATAAAAAAGATTTCCTACTCAAAACAGGCCTTTGCTATGAACGTGATGACAAATCATTGAGCGACCGTTTTAGAGGCCGGGTTATATTTCCGGTACATACCCTATCAGGTAAAGTAGTTGCATTTGGTGGAAGAATATTGAATGCGGACAAAAAGATTGCGAAATATGTTAATTCGCCGGAATCAGAAATATATCACAAAAGCAGTGAGTTGTACGGTATCTATTTCGCCAAACAGGCTATTGTGAAACAGGACCGTTGTTTCCTTGTAGAAGGTTATACAGACGTAATTTCCATGCATCAGTCGGGCGTTGAAAATGTAGTATCCTCATCAGGCACATCCCTTACATCGGGACAGATCCGATTAATTCATCGTTTCACCAATAACATAACGGTGATTTACGACGGGGATATGGCAGGTATTAAAGCTTCAATCCGCGGTATTGACATGCTTTTGGAAGAAGGCATGAATATTAAAGTTGTTCTGCTACCCGACGGAGACGACCCCGATTCTTTTGCACGTAAACACAATGCAACCGATTTTCAGGCATATATTTCGGCCAATGAGGTAGATTTCATTCGCTTTAAAACAAATATCCTGATTGATGAAGCCGGGAAAGACCCAATTAAACGAGCTGAATTAATCACGGACATTGTAAAGAGCATCTCAGTAATTCCGGAGGCAATTGTCCGTTCTGTATATATTAGGGAATGCAGTCAGCTTCTGCGGGTTGAAGAAAAATTGCTGCAGATGGAAATGGGGAAATTGATCGAGAAGCAAAAGGAAAAAGCGAATAAACCGGCTGGTAATGACGTCGCTACTCCCAACATTCCGGAAGAGCTAATTCCCGACGAAGCATATCATTCGTTCATTCCTGATGAAGGTAAAGAAAACAGCGAGTTTTATAAAAATGAACGTCTAATCATGCAAATTTTGATTAGATATGGAGAAAGGATTATGTGCAACATCACTAACGAGGAAGGCGAAGAAGTTCCCATCACAGTGATAGAATATATAATCAATGATCTGAAACAAGATGAACTGAACCTGCATAATCCAATTCATAGAAGAATTCTATCAGAGGCAGGAAATCATTTCAAGGATGAAAGCTTCTGCTGTGAAAGATATTTTATTGCCCATTCAGACTCTGCCATCAGTCAACTGGCAGCAGAGCTGTCCAGCGACCGTTATCAGCTGAGCAAATATCACACAAAAGGGCAACACATCGTGACTGATGAAGAGCGTTTGCATGAACTGGTTCCAACGCTAATGACTAATTTTAAGAATGCCATTGTTGAAGAAGAGTTCAAACATATCATGCGCGCTTTACAAGATCCTGAGAATGCAAAATCCGAAGAAAATTATACCGAGATCATGAAACGATGTATCCAGGTGCAACGCATTCGTGATATTATGGCAAAAAGACTAGGAGATCGGGTTGTTCTCCCTAAATAG